Proteins from a genomic interval of Clostridium sp. AN503:
- a CDS encoding TRAP transporter small permease — translation MVSVFQRIDRFKPVYDRVYQFVMFLCKMLLVTDILITCMSVLGRYAPFIPDPAWTEEVVLTCMCYMAVLSAALAIRRGAHIRMTAFDNYLPKMAVKGLDILSDLCVLILAMIMIVVGWKYAVQIGGKGSYVSMPSVSRFWMYFPVPLAGIAMVIFELEALYNHVKEIVLGKED, via the coding sequence ATGGTATCTGTATTTCAAAGGATTGACCGGTTTAAACCGGTGTATGACAGAGTGTATCAATTTGTCATGTTTCTCTGCAAAATGCTGTTGGTGACAGACATCCTGATCACCTGTATGTCAGTGTTGGGGCGTTATGCCCCGTTCATTCCGGATCCGGCATGGACGGAGGAGGTAGTCCTTACCTGTATGTGCTATATGGCGGTACTGTCTGCTGCCCTTGCGATCCGCAGGGGAGCCCATATCCGGATGACGGCATTTGATAACTATCTGCCCAAAATGGCGGTGAAAGGCCTGGATATCCTTTCTGATCTCTGCGTCCTGATCCTTGCAATGATCATGATCGTGGTGGGCTGGAAATATGCGGTCCAGATTGGTGGGAAAGGTTCTTACGTGAGTATGCCGTCCGTTTCCCGTTTCTGGATGTATTTCCCGGTTCCTCTTGCAGGTATCGCTATGGTGATATTTGAATTGGAGGCGTTATATAACCATGTCAAAGAGATTGTTCTTGGAAAGGAGGATTAA
- a CDS encoding polysaccharide biosynthesis protein, with protein sequence MNPKFHLTEKKRAFLAGTLLLTCTGFACRVLGFFYRIFLSRTIGAEGLGIYNMIHPVFGICFALCAGSIQTALSQYIASHMEKGRSVFRTGLVLSMIMSFVLAYLICRHSVFLATYILMEPQCAPYLPLMGISVPFAAFHACINGYYYGMQKAKVPAFSQVVEQVIRMAVVFWIAGAWIEKGGVITVHLAVMGHLIGEIASAVYTFLCMCFCPPQPRSGNASAAAGGSNGLSGAAGGGDSDTFYTRLIASAAPLMALALPLMGNRLVLNILASAEAIWIPSRLQMSGLSSSDAFSVYGVLTGMALPFILFPSAITNSMAVLLLPSVAQAQAEGKKGSIAASISLSLRYSLYMGILCIGIFVLFGMPLGTSVFHDKSAGFYIEILAWLCPFLYLATTMGSILNGLGRTRTTFLQNTAALLLRIAFVLFGIPLLGIQGYLCGMLASEIFLALMHLYSLKKLVPFTWNAWEMIVKPSVLLMISVGIHFFTAGIHPFSGKLPLFAETAVRILFLCFCYGGLLLVFHFAKNGRDAG encoded by the coding sequence ATGAACCCAAAGTTTCATCTGACCGAAAAAAAGCGTGCTTTCCTGGCAGGCACACTCCTTCTGACCTGCACCGGATTTGCCTGCCGTGTCCTTGGCTTCTTTTACCGCATTTTCCTCTCCCGCACCATCGGCGCGGAAGGGCTTGGCATCTACAACATGATCCATCCGGTATTCGGCATCTGCTTCGCGCTGTGCGCCGGTTCCATCCAGACGGCGCTGTCCCAGTACATAGCCTCCCACATGGAAAAAGGGCGCTCGGTATTCCGTACCGGGCTTGTTCTGTCCATGATCATGTCCTTTGTGCTGGCCTACCTGATCTGCCGCCACTCTGTATTTCTCGCCACCTACATCCTGATGGAGCCTCAGTGCGCGCCCTACCTCCCACTCATGGGGATCTCAGTGCCGTTTGCAGCCTTCCACGCCTGCATCAACGGTTACTATTATGGGATGCAAAAAGCAAAAGTCCCGGCATTTTCCCAGGTCGTTGAACAGGTCATACGTATGGCTGTGGTCTTTTGGATCGCCGGAGCCTGGATAGAAAAAGGCGGCGTCATCACCGTACATCTTGCAGTCATGGGACATTTGATCGGTGAGATCGCTTCAGCAGTCTACACCTTTCTGTGTATGTGCTTCTGTCCGCCGCAGCCCCGGTCAGGGAATGCATCCGCTGCCGCCGGAGGCTCAAACGGCCTGTCAGGCGCCGCCGGGGGTGGTGATTCCGACACATTCTACACCCGCCTGATCGCTTCCGCAGCCCCGCTGATGGCCCTGGCCCTTCCCCTGATGGGCAACCGGCTGGTGCTCAACATCCTTGCCAGCGCGGAGGCCATCTGGATTCCCAGCCGTCTGCAGATGTCGGGCCTAAGCAGCTCCGATGCCTTTTCCGTCTACGGCGTACTGACCGGTATGGCGCTCCCATTCATTTTATTTCCCTCCGCCATCACTAATTCCATGGCGGTCCTGCTGCTTCCAAGCGTAGCGCAGGCGCAGGCAGAAGGAAAAAAGGGCAGCATCGCAGCAAGCATTTCCCTGTCCCTGCGGTACAGCCTCTATATGGGAATCCTTTGCATCGGCATCTTCGTGCTGTTCGGGATGCCTTTGGGCACCAGCGTATTTCACGATAAATCCGCCGGTTTTTATATTGAGATCCTGGCATGGCTCTGCCCTTTTCTGTATCTTGCCACCACTATGGGCAGTATCCTAAACGGTCTTGGCCGGACCCGCACCACCTTTTTGCAGAACACCGCGGCCCTGCTCCTGCGCATTGCTTTTGTTCTTTTTGGAATCCCTCTGTTGGGGATCCAGGGTTACCTGTGCGGAATGCTTGCCAGTGAGATCTTCCTGGCGCTGATGCACCTGTACTCTTTAAAAAAGCTTGTGCCTTTCACCTGGAATGCATGGGAGATGATCGTCAAGCCATCTGTTCTTTTGATGATCTCAGTAGGCATCCATTTTTTCACTGCCGGCATCCATCCTTTTTCCGGGAAGCTGCCTCTGTTCGCCGAAACTGCCGTCCGTATCCTGTTTTTATGTTTCTGCTACGGCGGCCTGCTGCTGGTATTCCATTTTGCAAAAAACGGCAGGGACGCCGGTTGA
- a CDS encoding GntR family transcriptional regulator: MEEKRLYILIYGYLLTRIRYGFYPKGEHLPSIHKLSHLFGVSTMAVRKAVQLLEQKGYITTTGNRRTIVIYDAHDPQRALPDSVFLSDQELKTIHQSFDLIFPQVFYYGLSACDPSMLQELHLILDQPTNSWDAPTVVFLAKITEALHNPLLLDLYYDVMLFTYPSHLSKIARDPVFWELEYQKLHEKFKDLLTLRESGHMDALWDLIQKTYPEFGVQYSNAQADIHTDTYHWGKIQICHAAANKIIRRIYTGEYTSHTFLPSARALAEEFSIPTITMRRSIALLNDLGVTESVNGVGTKVLSPEQSFKVIKWENPAVRKNIMLYLESLHILTVICRPLISTAFPIISQESREHAIEEIRVAQSTGQYGVAIGVCLMTLISAAGLSALRRIYEKLLDLLIWGQTLSCIEPPLNLGHHADLLANSLDRGDSLQFGAALEQALTTTFLSSQKKAVSIGIEEAAMLFLPSGPGPFDGH; the protein is encoded by the coding sequence ATGGAAGAAAAAAGACTGTACATTTTGATCTACGGATATCTGCTCACCCGCATCCGTTACGGATTTTATCCCAAAGGAGAACATCTCCCCTCCATCCATAAGCTAAGCCATCTGTTCGGCGTTTCCACCATGGCTGTGCGCAAAGCAGTTCAATTGCTGGAACAGAAAGGTTATATTACCACTACGGGGAATCGGCGGACCATCGTCATTTATGACGCCCATGATCCGCAGAGAGCGCTGCCGGACAGCGTTTTCCTCTCCGACCAGGAGCTGAAAACCATCCATCAAAGCTTTGACCTGATCTTTCCGCAGGTTTTTTATTATGGGCTGTCCGCATGTGACCCTTCCATGCTGCAGGAACTTCACCTGATCCTGGACCAGCCCACCAATTCCTGGGACGCCCCCACGGTCGTATTCCTTGCAAAGATCACAGAAGCCCTTCACAATCCTCTTCTGCTGGACCTTTACTATGATGTTATGTTATTTACCTACCCTTCTCATCTGTCCAAGATTGCTCGGGATCCTGTTTTTTGGGAATTGGAATATCAAAAACTGCATGAGAAATTTAAAGATCTGCTGACCCTGAGAGAAAGCGGACATATGGATGCCCTGTGGGACCTGATACAGAAAACTTACCCGGAATTCGGCGTTCAATATTCAAATGCACAGGCAGATATTCACACTGACACATATCACTGGGGAAAGATCCAGATCTGCCATGCTGCTGCCAATAAGATCATCCGCCGGATCTATACAGGGGAATACACCAGCCATACATTCCTGCCGTCCGCCCGGGCCCTGGCAGAAGAGTTCTCCATACCGACGATCACTATGAGGCGTTCCATTGCCCTGCTCAATGATCTTGGCGTTACAGAGTCTGTCAACGGAGTCGGGACAAAGGTGCTCTCACCGGAACAGTCCTTTAAGGTGATCAAATGGGAAAATCCTGCTGTCAGAAAAAATATTATGCTGTATCTGGAGTCGCTTCATATCCTGACTGTCATCTGCCGCCCCCTGATCAGTACTGCCTTTCCGATCATCAGTCAGGAAAGCAGAGAACACGCCATCGAAGAAATCCGCGTCGCGCAGAGCACAGGACAGTATGGCGTGGCGATCGGTGTCTGCCTGATGACACTGATCAGCGCTGCCGGTCTGTCCGCCCTCAGAAGAATCTATGAAAAACTGCTGGATCTGCTTATCTGGGGCCAGACATTGTCCTGCATTGAACCACCGCTCAACCTTGGTCATCATGCAGACCTGCTGGCAAACAGCCTGGACCGGGGAGATTCTCTGCAGTTTGGCGCTGCTCTGGAACAGGCTTTAACCACCACCTTCCTGTCCTCACAAAAAAAAGCCGTTTCCATTGGGATCGAGGAAGCAGCAATGCTGTTCCTCCCCTCTGGCCCCGGCCCTTTTGACGGTCACTGA
- a CDS encoding response regulator — protein MDTDKESAFDATANPRLNTIDEYDTLMNSIGVSVSKHRLDEDFTVLWANDSYYSSTGYSKEEYHRLFKSVGKYYEGYEKEYEKIAAALRTALENGEQRYYATCRMPVKGGSCHWIQIVGTLTDDYIDGCRVIYSTFQDITSLMVHVEQEHAKIQGDLEEALRREKQANMAKSDFLSRMSHDIRTPMNAIAGMTEIAAAHLDNQVRMKDCLKKISLSSQHLLSLINDVLDMSKIESGKMAVSMSPLYLPELTEDIVTIMRPEYEEKGLDFSVRLHNVQHEYFYSDSLRIRQVFINILSNACKFTPRGGSVTMDVEEKPGAGTETARFIFKFTDTGIGIEPEFLNHIFEVFTREEDSRVDKTEGSGLGMAIAKKIVELLGGTISVTSEQNKGSVFTVDLPLKIDISKTDDIKLSKARVLVADDDRCAAEYALHVLRECGASADSAFTGYDAVSKVEEAYLRGEGYDAVILDWKMPGMDGKQTAALIREKMGEALPIMMISAYDWSDIEEEVLKMGVSGFLQKPLYRSTLTRSLERCLRGETAIGGSERPVYDFSGKTFLVVEDNELNLEIAQEFLVSAGAAVEYAQNGELGVGMFAASPEFYYDLILMDVQMPVMNGYTATRRIRALDRKDAAGVPVLAMTADAFTEDVEMSREAGMNGHLAKPLNMEWLYQVIDGFMKNSGE, from the coding sequence ATGGATACGGATAAGGAAAGCGCGTTTGACGCAACGGCCAATCCCCGGTTAAATACGATTGACGAATATGATACATTGATGAATTCCATAGGCGTCAGTGTGAGCAAACACAGGCTGGATGAAGATTTCACTGTTCTGTGGGCCAATGACAGCTATTATTCCAGTACGGGATACTCCAAGGAGGAATATCACAGGCTGTTCAAGAGCGTTGGGAAATATTATGAAGGCTATGAGAAGGAATACGAAAAGATCGCTGCTGCCCTGAGAACGGCACTTGAGAACGGGGAGCAGAGGTATTATGCAACCTGCAGGATGCCGGTGAAGGGCGGTTCCTGCCACTGGATCCAGATCGTCGGCACCTTAACGGATGATTATATTGACGGGTGCAGAGTGATCTACAGCACCTTCCAGGATATCACCAGCCTGATGGTGCATGTAGAGCAGGAGCATGCTAAGATCCAGGGGGATCTGGAGGAAGCGCTGCGCCGGGAGAAGCAGGCGAATATGGCAAAATCAGATTTCCTTTCCCGTATGTCCCACGATATCCGCACTCCGATGAATGCTATTGCCGGGATGACAGAGATTGCTGCCGCTCATCTGGATAATCAGGTGAGGATGAAGGACTGCTTGAAAAAGATATCCCTTTCCAGCCAGCATCTTCTAAGCCTGATCAATGATGTTTTGGACATGTCAAAGATTGAGAGCGGAAAAATGGCTGTTTCCATGAGCCCTTTGTACCTTCCGGAGCTGACGGAAGATATCGTGACGATCATGCGGCCGGAATATGAGGAAAAGGGTCTGGACTTTTCTGTACGTCTCCATAACGTGCAGCACGAGTACTTTTACAGCGATTCCCTGCGCATCCGGCAGGTGTTTATCAATATCCTGTCCAACGCCTGCAAGTTCACTCCCAGGGGTGGTTCGGTGACTATGGATGTGGAGGAAAAGCCGGGGGCCGGCACGGAGACAGCCCGGTTTATATTCAAGTTTACAGATACAGGGATCGGTATTGAACCTGAATTCCTAAACCATATCTTTGAGGTGTTCACCCGGGAGGAGGACAGCCGTGTGGACAAGACGGAGGGATCTGGACTGGGGATGGCGATTGCGAAGAAGATCGTGGAACTGCTGGGCGGAACGATTTCTGTCACCAGTGAACAGAACAAAGGGTCAGTCTTTACGGTTGATCTGCCTTTAAAGATCGATATCTCCAAAACGGATGATATAAAGCTTTCAAAAGCCAGGGTCCTGGTGGCGGATGACGACCGGTGCGCTGCAGAGTATGCGCTCCATGTGCTGAGGGAATGCGGAGCGTCTGCTGACAGTGCATTTACCGGATATGATGCAGTATCCAAAGTGGAGGAAGCATACCTGCGGGGAGAGGGATACGACGCTGTGATCCTTGACTGGAAGATGCCGGGCATGGATGGGAAACAGACGGCAGCCCTGATCCGCGAAAAGATGGGGGAGGCGCTGCCGATCATGATGATCTCGGCTTATGACTGGTCGGATATTGAGGAAGAAGTACTGAAGATGGGAGTCAGCGGTTTTTTGCAGAAGCCGCTCTACCGCTCTACACTGACCCGCAGCCTGGAACGCTGTTTGAGGGGAGAGACTGCCATTGGGGGAAGCGAGCGGCCTGTGTATGATTTTTCAGGGAAAACATTTCTGGTGGTGGAGGATAACGAACTGAATCTGGAGATCGCCCAGGAATTCCTTGTATCTGCCGGGGCAGCGGTAGAATATGCCCAAAATGGGGAACTGGGCGTGGGGATGTTCGCGGCATCACCAGAATTTTATTATGATCTTATCCTGATGGATGTCCAGATGCCGGTAATGAATGGATATACGGCGACGCGGAGAATCCGGGCGCTTGACAGGAAGGATGCGGCCGGGGTCCCCGTCCTGGCAATGACCGCAGATGCATTTACTGAAGATGTGGAAATGTCCAGGGAAGCCGGGATGAATGGTCATTTGGCAAAGCCTCTCAATATGGAGTGGCTGTACCAGGTGATTGACGGTTTCATGAAAAACAGTGGGGAGTAA